In a genomic window of bacterium:
- a CDS encoding acetyl-CoA carboxylase biotin carboxyl carrier protein subunit produces MPGTLIGYLVKEGDDVVEGQPVVVLEAMKMENQLQAPKGGKVAELGPKPGSAVKRGQRLLVIE; encoded by the coding sequence ATGCCCGGCACGCTGATCGGCTACCTCGTCAAGGAAGGCGACGATGTCGTCGAGGGCCAGCCCGTTGTCGTGCTGGAGGCGATGAAGATGGAAAATCAGCTTCAAGCGCCCAAGGGCGGCAAGGTCGCCGAACTCGGCCCCAAACCGGGCTCCGCGGTGAAACGCGGCCAGCGCCTGCTGGTGATTGAATAG